From a region of the Robbsia betulipollinis genome:
- a CDS encoding helix-turn-helix domain-containing protein produces MDRQSILTAFPGNDAKTQCKRIEAALRHVGPLTTIEARKDLDVMMPATRVHELRHAHGLNIITTRVDRQTDAGHTHRVAVYTLHPGKWRKA; encoded by the coding sequence ATGGACCGTCAATCGATTCTCACCGCCTTCCCGGGCAATGATGCCAAAACGCAGTGCAAGCGCATCGAAGCTGCTCTCCGCCATGTCGGCCCCCTCACCACCATCGAAGCCCGCAAGGATCTCGACGTGATGATGCCCGCTACCCGTGTGCATGAGCTGCGCCACGCGCACGGTCTGAACATCATCACGACCCGGGTCGATCGCCAGACCGATGCAGGCCATACCCACCGCGTCGCCGTGTACACGCTGCACCCGGGGAAGTGGAGGAAAGCATGA
- a CDS encoding helix-turn-helix transcriptional regulator, with translation MFAASPSRKMRPPKAADLCGVSVTTIWRYARTLPDFPKPIKLSPRVTVFDENELVSWLGKRAAESRQAA, from the coding sequence ATGTTCGCAGCATCCCCCAGCCGCAAGATGCGCCCGCCCAAGGCCGCTGATCTGTGCGGCGTCAGCGTGACCACCATCTGGCGTTACGCGCGCACCCTCCCCGACTTCCCGAAGCCGATCAAGCTGTCGCCCCGCGTAACCGTGTTCGACGAAAACGAGCTGGTGTCGTGGCTCGGCAAGCGCGCCGCTGAATCGCGCCAAGCGGCATAA
- a CDS encoding tyrosine-type recombinase/integrase, which produces MLTDIQCRNAKPKDRPYKLTDGKGLYLEVKPNGTRAWRYRFELAGKESILAIGDYPAVSLSDARVARQKARDQVKEGISPVHARQLERIKREQAHAQTFEQVAREWLALKDWTAETKARRLDTLQRIVFPSIGKLGIASVTSAHVLRILQKTAKTAPTVAAEARRAMSGVFELAISTLRAETDPVYPVRRAIPPSKTQHKRALGVDEIGQLMRDLTSHESNFQTVGAFRLMWATLCRPSEAIEAEWSEFDLESATWTIPAERMKKRQQHVVPLPSQTVAMLAGIRGVNGNTRHVFPHRDDRKKPMTTASQRGALKALGWATKYSPHATRTTGSTRLNEMGYPCDWVERQLAHVEPNAVRRTYNQAQHLDDRRRMMQAWADMLDALEAGGKVIPGNFRRTA; this is translated from the coding sequence ATGCTGACCGACATCCAGTGCCGCAACGCCAAGCCGAAGGACCGGCCGTACAAACTGACGGACGGCAAGGGCCTCTACCTGGAGGTCAAGCCGAACGGTACTCGCGCATGGCGGTACCGGTTCGAGCTGGCCGGCAAAGAAAGCATCCTGGCGATCGGCGACTATCCAGCCGTCAGCCTGTCCGATGCCCGCGTGGCCCGACAGAAAGCCCGAGACCAGGTGAAGGAAGGGATAAGCCCCGTCCACGCCCGGCAACTGGAGCGGATCAAGCGCGAGCAGGCCCACGCGCAGACGTTCGAGCAGGTCGCCCGCGAATGGCTTGCCCTCAAGGATTGGACCGCCGAAACGAAGGCGCGCCGCCTGGACACGCTCCAACGCATCGTGTTTCCGTCGATCGGCAAGCTAGGCATCGCCTCGGTCACGTCCGCCCACGTGTTGCGCATCCTGCAGAAGACCGCGAAGACCGCGCCCACAGTCGCCGCCGAGGCCCGTCGCGCGATGTCCGGCGTGTTCGAACTGGCGATATCGACCTTGCGCGCCGAGACTGACCCGGTGTATCCAGTCCGCAGGGCAATCCCGCCGAGCAAAACGCAGCACAAGCGCGCGCTGGGCGTCGACGAGATCGGGCAACTGATGCGCGACCTCACCAGCCATGAGTCCAACTTTCAGACGGTGGGCGCGTTCCGGCTGATGTGGGCGACGCTTTGCCGGCCGTCGGAAGCGATAGAAGCTGAATGGTCAGAGTTTGACCTGGAGAGCGCGACTTGGACGATCCCCGCGGAACGGATGAAGAAGCGTCAGCAACACGTCGTCCCCCTGCCCTCACAGACGGTCGCCATGCTCGCCGGCATCCGCGGCGTGAACGGCAACACCCGGCACGTTTTCCCACACCGCGACGACCGCAAGAAGCCCATGACGACTGCTTCCCAGCGTGGCGCGCTCAAGGCGCTGGGATGGGCGACCAAGTACAGCCCGCACGCGACCCGGACGACCGGCAGTACGCGGCTTAACGAGATGGGGTATCCGTGCGACTGGGTCGAGCGTCAGCTTGCCCATGTGGAGCCCAACGCCGTGCGGCGCACGTACAACCAGGCGCAGCACCTCGACGACCGGCGCAGGATGATGCAGGCATGGGCGGACATGCTCGACGCCCTGGAGGCCGGCGGCAAGGTCATCCCGGGCAACTTCCGCAGGACCGCATAA
- the ychF gene encoding redox-regulated ATPase YchF, with product MSLQCGIVGLPNVGKSTLFNALTKAGIAAENYPFCTIEPNVGIVEVPDPRLAGLSEIVKPERIVPAVVEFVDIAGLVAGASTGEGLGNKFLANIRETDAITHVVRCFDDENVIHVAGKVDPISDIEVINTELALSDMATVEKALSRYSKAVKSGNDKEGAKLVAVLEKARVQLDQALPVRTLDLSDDELALLKPFCLITSKPIMYVANVKDDGFENNPKLDAVRKYAEAEKAPVVAVCAAVEAEIADMEEEDKSVFLADMGMEEPGLSRVIRAAYRLLGLQTYFTAGVKEVRAWTIRVGNTAPQAAGVIHTDFERGFIRAQTIGYDDFIAYRGEQGAKEAGKMRAEGKEYVVRDGDVLNFLFNV from the coding sequence ATGAGCCTCCAATGCGGCATCGTCGGCTTGCCCAACGTCGGCAAGTCCACCCTCTTCAATGCCCTGACCAAGGCGGGCATCGCTGCGGAAAATTATCCGTTCTGCACGATCGAACCGAACGTCGGCATCGTCGAAGTGCCCGATCCGCGGCTCGCGGGCCTGAGCGAGATCGTCAAGCCCGAGCGCATCGTGCCGGCCGTGGTGGAGTTCGTCGACATCGCCGGTCTGGTGGCAGGCGCTTCCACCGGTGAAGGACTGGGCAACAAGTTTCTCGCCAACATCCGGGAGACGGACGCGATCACGCACGTCGTGCGCTGCTTCGACGACGAGAACGTGATCCACGTGGCGGGCAAGGTCGATCCGATCTCCGATATCGAAGTCATCAACACCGAACTCGCGCTGTCCGACATGGCCACGGTCGAGAAAGCGCTCTCGCGCTATTCGAAAGCGGTCAAGTCCGGCAACGACAAGGAAGGCGCGAAACTGGTCGCGGTGCTCGAGAAAGCCCGCGTCCAGCTGGATCAGGCGCTGCCGGTGCGCACGCTCGATCTGTCCGACGACGAACTGGCCCTGCTCAAGCCGTTCTGCCTGATCACGTCCAAGCCGATCATGTATGTCGCCAACGTCAAGGACGACGGATTCGAGAACAATCCGAAGCTCGATGCCGTGCGCAAGTATGCCGAGGCCGAGAAGGCGCCGGTCGTGGCCGTGTGCGCGGCGGTGGAAGCGGAAATCGCCGACATGGAGGAAGAGGACAAGTCCGTGTTTCTGGCCGACATGGGCATGGAGGAACCGGGGCTGAGCCGTGTGATCCGCGCCGCGTATCGCCTGCTGGGCCTGCAGACCTACTTTACCGCCGGCGTCAAGGAAGTGCGGGCCTGGACGATTCGCGTCGGCAATACCGCGCCGCAGGCCGCCGGCGTCATCCACACCGATTTCGAACGCGGCTTCATTCGCGCCCAGACCATCGGTTATGACGATTTCATCGCCTACCGCGGCGAGCAGGGCGCGAAGGAAGCCGGCAAGATGCGCGCCGAGGGCAAGGAATACGTGGTGCGGGATGGGGATGTGTTGAATTTCCTGTTCAACGTCTAA
- a CDS encoding UbiH/UbiF family hydroxylase, whose protein sequence is MSPSSSPFHAVVVGGGLVGKSAALALSQAGLRVALLAPHVAPLAAGQLFDKRVYALSASSQALFERLRVWQALDKARLGPVHDMRVIGDAFAELHFSAFQAAVPQLAWIAESHLLETALDTALHFQPQLEWLPARAQALTIDAEGATLALDDARPLRAELIVGADGAHSWVRAQMGAQVKHRDYGQTGVVANFTISKPHAETAWQWFRDGEIVALLPMAGPYVSLVWSATHEHAAALVAGGGAALAAELERFAGASHGIFDCVSEPVGFPLALQTVDRLSGARVALVGDAAHLIHPLAGQGVNLGLRDVAALIEVLRAKERFRGYGDPILLRRYERARREDIAALTLATDGLQRLFAAPGFVARNLRNLGMSLVAAQPFVKRWLINNALG, encoded by the coding sequence ATGAGCCCATCCTCCTCTCCCTTCCACGCCGTCGTCGTCGGCGGCGGCCTCGTCGGCAAGTCCGCGGCGCTCGCGCTGAGCCAGGCCGGCCTGCGCGTCGCCTTGCTCGCGCCGCATGTCGCGCCGCTCGCGGCGGGGCAGCTGTTCGACAAGCGGGTCTACGCGCTGTCGGCCAGTTCGCAGGCACTGTTCGAACGCCTGCGCGTCTGGCAGGCGCTCGACAAGGCGCGCCTCGGCCCGGTCCACGACATGCGCGTCATCGGCGACGCGTTCGCCGAACTGCATTTCTCGGCGTTCCAGGCGGCGGTGCCGCAGCTGGCATGGATCGCCGAGTCGCACCTGCTCGAGACCGCGCTGGACACCGCGCTGCATTTCCAGCCGCAGCTCGAATGGCTGCCGGCGCGGGCGCAGGCGCTGACGATCGACGCCGAAGGGGCGACGCTGGCGCTCGACGATGCCCGGCCACTGCGCGCCGAGCTGATCGTCGGCGCGGACGGCGCGCACTCCTGGGTGCGCGCGCAGATGGGCGCGCAGGTCAAGCATCGCGATTACGGCCAGACCGGCGTGGTGGCGAACTTCACGATCAGCAAGCCGCACGCCGAAACCGCCTGGCAGTGGTTCCGGGACGGCGAGATCGTCGCGTTGCTGCCGATGGCGGGCCCGTATGTGTCGCTGGTCTGGTCGGCGACGCATGAACATGCCGCCGCGCTGGTCGCCGGCGGCGGCGCGGCGCTGGCGGCCGAACTGGAGCGTTTCGCCGGTGCCTCGCACGGCATCTTCGATTGCGTGTCCGAGCCGGTGGGTTTCCCGCTGGCGTTGCAGACGGTCGACCGGCTGAGCGGGGCGCGCGTCGCGCTGGTGGGCGACGCGGCCCACCTGATTCATCCGCTCGCGGGGCAGGGGGTCAACCTCGGCTTGCGCGATGTCGCGGCGCTGATCGAGGTGCTGCGCGCGAAGGAACGTTTCCGGGGCTATGGCGATCCAATCCTGCTGCGCCGCTACGAGCGGGCGCGGCGCGAGGACATCGCCGCGCTCACCCTCGCGACCGACGGGCTGCAACGCCTGTTCGCCGCGCCCGGCTTCGTGGCCCGGAACCTTCGCAATCTGGGCATGTCGCTGGTGGCGGCGCAACCGTTCGTCAAGCGCTGGCTGATCAACAACGCACTGGGCTGA
- a CDS encoding DsbC family protein, translating into MPSLFAVAAFALSGLGGVPLLAHADATTDALKATLQKKFGGQAPVSAVRKSPVAGLYEVTFGKQVVYSDPTGRYVILGNIRDTATGEDLTQTRTDELNRIDFARLPLNDAVKVVHGKGERKIAVFSDPNCPYCHRLEETLQGVDNVTVYTFLYPILSPDSAEKSKAIWCAKDKGKSWEDWMLRRVAPTASTAGGCDVAALERNLKLGQDMNVTGTPTVFLVDGNRLPGAVSADELKSRLASAH; encoded by the coding sequence CTGCCGTCCCTGTTCGCCGTCGCGGCGTTTGCCTTGTCCGGTCTGGGCGGCGTGCCGCTGCTGGCGCACGCCGATGCGACCACCGACGCGCTCAAGGCCACCCTGCAAAAGAAATTCGGCGGGCAGGCGCCCGTCAGCGCCGTGCGCAAGTCGCCGGTGGCGGGCCTGTATGAAGTCACGTTCGGCAAGCAGGTGGTCTACAGCGATCCCACCGGGCGTTACGTGATCCTCGGCAATATCCGCGATACGGCCACGGGCGAGGATCTGACGCAGACGCGCACCGACGAATTGAACCGCATCGATTTCGCCAGACTGCCGCTCAACGACGCGGTCAAGGTGGTGCACGGCAAGGGCGAGCGCAAGATCGCGGTGTTCTCCGATCCGAACTGCCCGTATTGCCATCGGCTGGAGGAAACGCTGCAAGGCGTCGACAACGTGACGGTCTATACCTTCCTGTACCCGATCCTGTCGCCGGACTCGGCGGAGAAATCCAAGGCGATCTGGTGCGCGAAGGACAAGGGCAAATCCTGGGAAGACTGGATGCTGCGCCGCGTCGCGCCCACCGCCTCCACGGCGGGCGGTTGCGATGTCGCCGCGCTGGAGCGTAACCTGAAGCTTGGCCAGGACATGAACGTGACCGGCACGCCGACGGTCTTCCTCGTCGACGGCAACCGGCTGCCGGGCGCGGTGTCGGCCGACGAACTCAAGAGCCGGCTGGCGTCGGCGCACTGA
- a CDS encoding M61 family metallopeptidase, translating to MQPIRYAIVARHAAAHLFDVTLRVDDPDPRGQAFYLPAWIPGSYMIREFARNIVTLTAHDAAGGPVPVRKTGKDRWLADPVDGALTLRYQVYAWDLSVRSAHLDQTVGFFNGTSVFLAVAGREAASCLVDIQRPEGAGFASWRVATALPEADGTARYGFGLYRAADYDELIDHPVTLGEFALATFDACGVPHDVVISGPVPGLDMDRLTADLRKICETQIAFFEPDTQRAPMDRYVFMTMAVTDGYGGLEHRASTALIAKRGDFPVRGAAGDGPLSDGYRTYLGLCSHEYFHTWNVKRIKPDRFAPYDLTRETPTELLWLFEGFTSYYDDLFLLRSGVIPRTDYLRLLGKTVGGVLRGSGRRKQSVAESSFDAWVKYYRQDENATNAIVSYYTKGSLVALAFDLAIRAASDGQRSLDDVMRALWHRYGRDFYAGKPVGIAADAVLPLLCEASGTDLGELFALAVQGTDDLPLERLLAAVGVTLAPVPGKQPVSIGARVKAGADATLAAVFDDGAAQHAGLSAGDILVALDGLRITGGNLDGLLARYRPGQMVVLHAFRRDVLRDFTLSLDVPDVVEYALAVREAGGAEGRDEVLAQAGRLREAWLGAS from the coding sequence ATGCAACCGATCCGCTATGCGATCGTCGCCCGGCACGCGGCGGCGCACCTGTTCGATGTCACGCTGCGCGTCGACGATCCCGACCCGCGCGGCCAGGCGTTCTATCTGCCCGCCTGGATTCCGGGCAGCTACATGATCCGCGAGTTCGCGCGCAATATCGTCACGCTGACGGCGCACGATGCGGCGGGCGGGCCGGTGCCGGTCCGCAAGACCGGAAAGGATCGCTGGCTGGCCGACCCGGTCGACGGCGCGTTGACGCTGCGCTATCAGGTATATGCATGGGACCTGTCGGTGCGCAGCGCGCACCTCGACCAGACGGTGGGCTTCTTCAACGGCACCAGCGTGTTTCTGGCGGTGGCGGGCCGTGAGGCCGCGTCCTGCCTGGTCGACATTCAGCGCCCCGAGGGCGCCGGGTTCGCGTCGTGGCGGGTGGCGACCGCGCTGCCGGAGGCGGACGGCACCGCGCGCTACGGCTTCGGTCTGTACCGTGCCGCGGACTACGACGAACTGATCGATCATCCGGTCACGCTCGGCGAGTTCGCGCTCGCGACGTTCGATGCGTGCGGCGTGCCGCATGACGTGGTCATCAGCGGCCCGGTGCCCGGCCTGGACATGGACCGCCTGACCGCGGATCTGCGCAAGATCTGCGAGACGCAGATCGCCTTCTTCGAACCCGACACCCAACGCGCGCCGATGGACCGCTACGTCTTCATGACGATGGCGGTGACCGACGGCTATGGCGGCCTCGAACACCGCGCGTCGACCGCGCTGATCGCCAAGCGCGGCGATTTTCCGGTGCGCGGCGCGGCGGGCGACGGACCGCTCTCCGACGGGTACCGGACCTATCTCGGCCTGTGCAGCCACGAGTACTTCCATACGTGGAACGTCAAGCGCATCAAACCGGACCGGTTCGCGCCCTACGACCTGACGCGCGAGACGCCGACGGAGCTGCTGTGGCTGTTCGAGGGTTTCACGTCCTACTACGACGATCTCTTCCTGTTGCGCAGCGGCGTGATTCCGCGGACCGACTACCTGCGGCTGCTGGGCAAGACCGTGGGCGGCGTGCTGCGCGGCAGCGGGCGGCGCAAGCAGAGCGTGGCGGAGAGTTCGTTCGACGCCTGGGTGAAGTACTACCGGCAGGACGAGAACGCCACGAACGCGATCGTCAGCTATTACACGAAGGGGTCGCTGGTCGCGCTGGCGTTCGATCTGGCGATCCGCGCGGCAAGCGACGGGCAGCGCTCGCTCGACGATGTCATGCGCGCGCTCTGGCACCGTTACGGGCGCGATTTCTATGCCGGCAAGCCGGTCGGCATCGCGGCGGACGCGGTACTGCCGCTGCTGTGCGAGGCGAGCGGCACGGATCTTGGCGAGCTTTTCGCGCTGGCGGTGCAGGGCACCGACGATCTGCCGCTCGAGCGTCTGCTGGCGGCGGTGGGTGTGACGCTGGCGCCGGTGCCGGGCAAGCAGCCGGTGTCGATCGGAGCGCGTGTGAAAGCCGGCGCCGACGCGACCCTCGCCGCGGTGTTCGACGATGGCGCGGCGCAACACGCCGGATTGTCCGCGGGCGATATCCTCGTCGCGCTGGACGGGCTGCGGATCACCGGCGGCAACCTGGATGGCTTGCTCGCACGTTACCGGCCCGGGCAGATGGTCGTGCTGCACGCGTTCCGACGCGACGTATTGCGCGATTTCACCTTGTCGCTGGATGTGCCGGACGTCGTCGAGTACGCGCTGGCGGTGCGCGAGGCCGGTGGCGCCGAGGGCCGGGACGAAGTCCTCGCGCAGGCGGGACGGTTGCGCGAGGCCTGGCTCGGTGCGTCCTGA
- a CDS encoding LysR family transcriptional regulator produces MPAMDDLNDMLVFAEVARAGSLTAAGVRLGMPKTTVSRRLGKLEQRLGTRLLDKSTRRLELTEVGLAYLARCLPILEDVEAARDFASQLAEQPRGLLRISAPPDFSEHWLARPLAGFSLRYPEVSLEFDLSARHVDLIGERIDIAIRAGHLADSTLVARKLGDMTRSIYASAAHIEREGLPDAPADLARHRFVLLRGARQVHEREVLTRGRQQVEVTMTGRIEANSLSMVRELTVAGAGMAILPDAMMGGEKAHHGLVRILPDWRLSSTPVHLVMPSRRFVPRKTQVFIEYLTEIEPMCEAIRRAAAR; encoded by the coding sequence ATGCCCGCGATGGACGATCTGAACGACATGCTGGTTTTCGCCGAAGTGGCGCGCGCAGGCAGCCTGACCGCGGCCGGCGTGCGCCTGGGCATGCCCAAGACCACCGTGAGCCGGCGGCTCGGCAAGCTGGAGCAGCGGCTCGGCACGCGTCTGCTCGACAAAAGCACCCGACGGCTGGAGCTGACCGAGGTCGGACTGGCGTATCTGGCGCGCTGTCTGCCGATCCTGGAGGATGTCGAAGCGGCGCGGGATTTCGCCTCGCAACTCGCCGAACAGCCGCGCGGACTGCTGCGCATTTCCGCACCGCCGGATTTTTCCGAGCACTGGCTGGCCCGACCGCTGGCGGGCTTCAGCCTGCGCTATCCCGAGGTCTCGCTGGAATTCGATCTGAGCGCGCGGCATGTCGACCTGATCGGCGAACGCATCGATATCGCGATCCGTGCCGGCCATCTGGCGGATTCCACGCTGGTGGCCCGCAAGCTCGGGGACATGACGCGTTCGATCTATGCCAGCGCCGCGCATATCGAACGCGAGGGCCTGCCCGACGCGCCGGCCGACCTGGCCCGGCACCGCTTCGTTTTGCTGCGCGGCGCGCGTCAGGTGCATGAACGGGAGGTGCTGACGCGCGGCCGGCAACAGGTCGAGGTCACGATGACGGGGCGTATCGAGGCCAACAGCTTGTCGATGGTCAGGGAATTGACGGTGGCGGGCGCGGGCATGGCGATCCTGCCGGATGCGATGATGGGGGGCGAGAAAGCGCACCACGGGCTGGTGCGCATCCTGCCGGACTGGCGGCTGTCCAGCACGCCGGTGCATCTGGTGATGCCGTCGCGTCGCTTCGTACCGCGCAAAACGCAGGTCTTCATCGAATATTTGACGGAAATCGAGCCGATGTGCGAGGCGATCCGTCGTGCCGCCGCGCGTTGA
- a CDS encoding FMN-dependent NADH-azoreductase yields MTTILQINGAARSQGSQSTLLAGEAAQHLLVKHPGATLVVRDLLGSALPNLNDEILGAFFTPAEARNEAQQAIEAKSAALIAELQAADVVVIGAPLYNFGDSTQLKGYFDWITRAGQTFRYTAEGTPEGLVKGKKVVVVVARGGKYHGTPLDTQTPYLKTLLGFLGMTDVTFVYAEGFAMGPDAAALALSSAREAIAAL; encoded by the coding sequence ATGACGACGATTCTCCAGATCAACGGCGCCGCACGCTCGCAAGGCTCCCAGTCCACGCTGCTCGCCGGCGAAGCCGCGCAGCATCTGCTGGTCAAGCACCCGGGCGCGACGCTCGTCGTACGCGATTTGCTGGGCAGCGCCCTACCCAACCTGAACGACGAGATTCTGGGGGCGTTTTTCACGCCGGCCGAGGCGCGCAACGAAGCGCAGCAGGCGATCGAGGCGAAAAGCGCGGCGTTGATCGCCGAACTGCAGGCCGCCGACGTGGTGGTGATCGGCGCGCCGTTGTACAACTTCGGCGACTCCACCCAGTTGAAGGGCTATTTCGACTGGATCACGCGCGCCGGCCAGACCTTCCGCTATACCGCCGAAGGCACGCCGGAAGGTCTGGTCAAGGGCAAGAAGGTGGTTGTCGTCGTGGCGCGGGGCGGCAAGTATCACGGCACGCCGCTGGACACGCAGACGCCCTATCTGAAGACGCTGCTGGGCTTTCTCGGCATGACCGACGTGACCTTCGTCTACGCCGAAGGTTTCGCGATGGGCCCGGACGCGGCGGCGCTGGCGCTGTCGAGCGCGCGCGAAGCGATCGCCGCGCTGTAG
- a CDS encoding uracil-DNA glycosylase: protein MAIEKELKLALGTALIDAAVHFLDAASGGAGRTITLGNVYFDTPALALAQARVALRLRRTPDGWLQTLKTAGKATQGLHARGEWEQPVAGEALELPALLDACDDAAARAAVAAHAAHLRPVFRTDFDRTLWIVEVEGARIEAALDLGAVASDLTDATVPIREIELELKSGDEAALLAFAARLRDAVPGLMPDDVSKAARGYGLFRKAGGHAVSDAALARQFATIPTAWRRPLDAFIGSPTYTRLCAFVDGERAAGKTIYPAEPFRALLLTPPEDVKVVILGQDPYHGEDHGIPQAHGLAFSVPPGVRPPPSLRNICKEISAEFGFGPPPHGCLDHWARQGVLLLNTVLTVERDKAASHAKRGWEPCTDALIAHLGQQRQGIVFMLWGAHAQAKRTLLAQHAHHLVLEAPHPSPLSAHRGFFGCGHFARANEVLTASGRTPIDWRIPAV, encoded by the coding sequence ATGGCCATCGAGAAAGAACTGAAGCTCGCGCTGGGCACCGCGCTCATCGATGCCGCGGTGCATTTTCTGGACGCGGCGAGCGGCGGCGCGGGCCGCACGATCACGCTTGGCAATGTCTATTTCGACACCCCCGCGCTGGCGTTGGCGCAGGCACGGGTGGCGCTGCGGCTGCGCCGCACGCCCGACGGCTGGTTGCAGACCTTGAAGACCGCCGGAAAGGCCACGCAGGGTCTGCACGCGCGGGGCGAATGGGAACAACCGGTGGCAGGCGAAGCGCTCGAATTGCCGGCGCTGCTGGACGCCTGCGACGATGCCGCCGCGCGGGCCGCGGTCGCGGCCCACGCCGCACATCTGCGGCCGGTGTTCCGCACCGATTTCGATCGCACGCTGTGGATCGTCGAGGTCGAGGGTGCCCGGATCGAGGCGGCGCTCGATCTGGGCGCCGTCGCCTCGGACCTGACCGATGCGACCGTCCCGATCCGGGAAATCGAACTGGAATTGAAATCCGGCGACGAAGCGGCGCTGCTGGCGTTCGCCGCGCGCCTGCGCGACGCGGTCCCGGGGTTGATGCCGGACGATGTGTCGAAAGCGGCCCGAGGCTATGGCCTCTTCAGGAAAGCCGGTGGCCATGCGGTGAGCGACGCCGCCCTCGCACGCCAGTTCGCCACGATCCCGACCGCCTGGCGCCGGCCGCTCGACGCGTTCATCGGCAGTCCGACCTATACGCGGCTGTGCGCTTTCGTCGACGGCGAACGCGCTGCCGGGAAAACGATCTACCCGGCCGAGCCCTTTCGCGCGCTGCTGCTGACCCCGCCGGAGGACGTCAAGGTGGTGATCCTCGGGCAGGATCCTTACCACGGCGAGGATCATGGCATCCCGCAGGCGCACGGGCTCGCGTTCTCCGTCCCGCCCGGCGTGCGTCCGCCGCCGTCGCTGCGCAATATCTGCAAGGAAATCAGCGCCGAATTCGGCTTCGGGCCACCACCGCACGGCTGCCTCGATCACTGGGCGCGGCAAGGTGTGCTGCTGCTGAACACGGTGCTCACCGTCGAACGCGACAAAGCGGCGAGTCACGCCAAACGCGGCTGGGAACCGTGCACCGACGCGCTGATCGCGCACCTCGGACAGCAACGGCAAGGCATCGTGTTCATGCTGTGGGGCGCGCATGCGCAGGCCAAACGCACGCTGCTCGCGCAACACGCGCATCATCTGGTACTGGAAGCGCCGCATCCGTCGCCATTGTCCGCGCATCGCGGGTTTTTCGGCTGCGGCCACTTCGCGCGGGCGAACGAAGTGCTGACCGCCAGCGGTCGCACGCCGATCGATTGGCGCATTCCCGCCGTCTGA